From Shewanella yunxiaonensis, the proteins below share one genomic window:
- a CDS encoding MucB/RseB C-terminal domain-containing protein: MRLILLAFLAFALPAFAQEQLTAKAWLDNMSQALREKQFKISLIQLQADNIRPLIYLHGIVEGKEVAFLEHLNGPVKNAVRVGNTVTFIEHDQPAYSMTANRIQGVIPAAFAGDVAELEKGYQIVLGGRARIAGRTGQMIRLVPNDEYRYAFQVWIDVDTYLPLRYDMLSQDKQLLEQLLVIELLETKTPAPILEDAYKQKWPPVMNTAEREDGQNWQFDWLPPGFKVIVRDHHRLIGSHEPVEYIALTDGLSNISVYVARSGQAPIPEELMTRNGISMASERVGNLEVVAVGKVPTQTLVRIASGLRLD; encoded by the coding sequence TTGCGTCTCATCCTGTTGGCTTTCCTGGCCTTTGCTCTGCCTGCGTTTGCGCAGGAACAACTCACCGCCAAAGCCTGGCTCGATAATATGAGTCAGGCCTTACGTGAAAAGCAGTTCAAAATTTCCCTCATCCAGCTTCAAGCGGATAACATCCGGCCATTGATCTACCTCCACGGTATCGTTGAAGGAAAGGAAGTGGCGTTTCTTGAGCACTTAAACGGACCGGTAAAAAATGCGGTGCGTGTAGGTAATACCGTCACTTTTATCGAGCATGATCAACCGGCTTACAGCATGACCGCCAATCGCATTCAAGGTGTGATCCCCGCAGCTTTTGCTGGGGATGTTGCTGAACTTGAGAAAGGCTATCAGATAGTGCTTGGCGGCCGTGCGCGGATTGCCGGGCGCACTGGACAAATGATCCGTTTGGTGCCTAATGACGAATATCGCTATGCCTTTCAAGTGTGGATCGATGTTGATACCTATCTACCGCTACGATATGACATGCTGTCGCAGGATAAGCAGTTATTAGAGCAGTTGTTAGTCATCGAACTGTTGGAGACGAAAACACCCGCGCCAATCCTTGAAGATGCTTACAAGCAGAAATGGCCACCGGTCATGAATACCGCAGAACGGGAAGATGGTCAAAACTGGCAGTTTGATTGGTTGCCTCCGGGGTTTAAGGTCATTGTTCGCGATCACCACCGTTTAATCGGTTCCCACGAACCGGTGGAATACATTGCATTGACCGACGGATTAAGCAATATTTCAGTCTATGTGGCACGTTCAGGGCAGGCACCAATACCAGAGGAGCTAATGACGCGTAATGGCATATCGATGGCGTCTGAGCGCGTGGGCAATCTGGAAGTGGTTGCGGTTGGCAAAGTGCCGACACAAACATTGGTCCGTATTGCGTCAGGTTTGAGGCTAGACTGA
- a CDS encoding protein YgfX: protein MKSSFGQYLALMVLAAVCLLSFCFWPDLDYLFYQPLRWLMVTTLIGYFSVRLWRLRYWQLEFWLAGNGGGQFETGDSFDVAEPVMVTPWLVSFSCQLPTGFRRLYLFSDMFDDTDYRHLCRLLLNRNSPYSG from the coding sequence GTGAAATCCTCATTTGGCCAGTACCTGGCGTTGATGGTACTGGCTGCCGTTTGTTTGCTCAGTTTCTGTTTCTGGCCCGATTTAGATTATCTGTTTTATCAACCGTTGCGTTGGCTCATGGTTACCACGTTGATCGGATATTTTAGCGTTCGGCTATGGCGATTACGGTATTGGCAGCTTGAGTTTTGGCTGGCGGGTAACGGTGGCGGGCAATTTGAAACGGGTGATAGTTTTGATGTCGCCGAGCCAGTGATGGTGACACCTTGGTTAGTCAGTTTTTCTTGTCAGTTGCCGACGGGCTTTCGACGTCTTTACCTTTTTAGCGATATGTTTGACGACACAGATTACCGTCATCTGTGTCGCCTGTTGCTCAATCGTAATAGCCCTTACTCCGGCTGA
- the rnc gene encoding ribonuclease III, whose amino-acid sequence MEPIKNLPRLCRTLGYEFKDLALLEQALTHRSAANKHNERLEFLGDSILSVVISDQLFHQFPKVTEGDLSRMRATLVRGDTLAKMAKEFKLGDYLTLGPGELKSGGFRRESILADAVEAIIGAIYLDADLEVVRTLLLGWYEARLAAIKPGEGQKDAKTQLQELLQGHKKPLPEYEVMKVEGEAHDQTFTVECRVAELSAPVTGTGSSRRKAEQQAAAQVLELMKHE is encoded by the coding sequence ATGGAACCAATTAAAAATCTGCCACGACTTTGTCGTACTTTAGGCTATGAATTTAAAGACTTGGCACTGTTGGAACAGGCACTGACGCACCGTAGTGCCGCAAACAAACACAATGAACGTTTGGAGTTCCTCGGCGATTCCATTCTGTCGGTAGTCATTTCTGATCAGTTATTTCATCAGTTTCCTAAAGTCACGGAAGGTGATCTCAGCCGCATGCGCGCCACACTGGTTCGTGGTGATACACTGGCTAAAATGGCAAAAGAGTTCAAATTGGGCGATTATTTGACATTGGGTCCCGGCGAGCTGAAAAGTGGTGGATTCCGTAGAGAATCGATCCTCGCAGATGCTGTTGAAGCCATCATCGGTGCCATCTATCTGGATGCCGATTTGGAAGTGGTCAGAACGCTGTTATTAGGGTGGTATGAAGCACGCTTGGCTGCGATAAAACCGGGGGAAGGGCAGAAGGATGCCAAAACTCAGTTGCAGGAATTGTTGCAAGGCCATAAAAAGCCATTACCCGAATATGAAGTAATGAAGGTGGAAGGCGAAGCACACGATCAGACATTTACGGTCGAGTGCCGCGTGGCAGAGTTATCTGCGCCAGTGACAGGTACTGGCAGTTCACGACGTAAAGCCGAGCAACAGGCCGCAGCACAAGTGCTGGAGTTGATGAAGCATGAGTAA
- the lepB gene encoding signal peptidase I, whose protein sequence is MAAYFSIFLVLVTLVTGIVWAFDAWLLAPKRRARLALAEGQGELPEEAKAQLLQEPAIVETSKSIFPVIAFVMILRSFIYEPFQIPSGSMMPTLLVGDFILVEKFAYGLKDPVWRTKLVSTGEPKRGDIIVFKYPKDESVDYIKRVVGLPGDRIIYRNKELYIQEACHQQSPCPEPRLVLRAEVNRGEFSLDGVPQIRYREQLGNVTHDILIDPARGEPKAFYYRQDDLPAGEFVVPEGEYFAMGDNRDNSTDSRFWGFVPEKNLVGRAVCIWISFEFDRKPDDFLPTWIPTGVRFNRVGGIQ, encoded by the coding sequence ATGGCGGCCTACTTTTCGATTTTTTTAGTGTTGGTAACCTTGGTTACCGGTATCGTTTGGGCGTTTGATGCCTGGTTATTGGCGCCGAAACGACGGGCACGGTTAGCGCTGGCAGAAGGGCAGGGAGAACTGCCAGAAGAAGCCAAAGCGCAATTGCTGCAAGAGCCCGCAATCGTTGAAACATCCAAATCCATTTTCCCAGTGATAGCGTTTGTCATGATCCTGCGCTCCTTTATTTATGAGCCGTTCCAAATCCCGTCAGGTTCTATGATGCCAACGCTGTTGGTTGGTGATTTTATTCTGGTAGAAAAATTTGCCTATGGTCTTAAAGACCCCGTGTGGCGCACTAAACTGGTTAGCACCGGTGAACCAAAACGTGGCGATATCATCGTGTTTAAATATCCTAAAGATGAATCTGTGGATTACATCAAGCGCGTGGTTGGTTTGCCTGGTGATCGTATTATCTACCGCAATAAGGAACTGTACATTCAGGAGGCTTGCCATCAGCAGAGCCCGTGTCCAGAACCAAGATTGGTCCTGCGCGCGGAAGTTAACCGTGGTGAATTCAGTCTCGATGGGGTGCCGCAGATCCGTTACCGCGAGCAACTCGGCAATGTGACGCACGATATACTGATCGATCCCGCCAGAGGCGAACCTAAGGCGTTTTATTATCGCCAAGATGATTTACCTGCAGGTGAATTCGTCGTGCCTGAAGGGGAATATTTCGCCATGGGTGATAACCGCGATAACAGCACCGATAGTCGTTTTTGGGGCTTTGTTCCAGAAAAGAATTTAGTAGGACGGGCCGTTTGTATCTGGATAAGTTTTGAATTTGATCGCAAGCCGGATGACTTTTTGCCAACCTGGATCCCAACCGGTGTGCGTTTTAACCGTGTTGGTGGCATACAATGA
- the lepA gene encoding translation elongation factor 4: protein MNHIRNFSIIAHIDHGKSTLSDRLIQVCGGLTDREMAEQVLDSMDLERERGITIKAQSVTLDYKAKDGEIYQLNFIDTPGHVDFSYEVSRSLAACEGALLVVDAGQGVEAQTLANCYTALDMNLDVVPVLNKIDLPQADPERVAAEIEDIVGIEAKDAVRCSAKTGVGVDEVLETIVAQIPPPKGDADAPLQALIIDSWFDAYLGVVSLVRIKNGSLKKGDKFKVMSTGQNYIAERVGIFTPKQTDKSELKTGEVGFVVAGIKEIHGAPVGDTLTLAKNGADKPLPGFKKVKPQVYAGVFTVSTDDYESFRDALNKLSLNDASLQFEPETSSALGFGFRIGYLGLLHMEIIQERLEREYNLDLITTAPTVEYEVVLTNGETVYVDNPSELPPINNIEEIHEPIVEANILVPKDYLGNVITLCVDKRGVQKNMVYHGNQVALTYHIPAAEVVMDFFDKLKSTSRGYASLEYNFVYFQPADMVRLDVLINGDRVDALAMILHRSNIRHRGIALVDKMKELIPRQMFDIAIQAAVGSQVVARSTVKALRKDVTAKCYGGDVSRKKKLLQKQKEGKKRMKQLGNVEVPQEAFLAVLKINE from the coding sequence ATGAATCACATCAGAAACTTCTCGATCATTGCCCACATTGACCATGGCAAATCCACTCTTTCTGACCGCTTAATCCAGGTTTGCGGCGGTCTGACTGACCGTGAAATGGCAGAACAGGTACTGGACTCAATGGATCTGGAGCGTGAGCGCGGGATCACCATTAAAGCTCAAAGCGTCACGCTCGACTATAAAGCCAAAGACGGTGAAATCTATCAGCTTAACTTTATCGATACGCCCGGACATGTTGACTTTTCTTATGAGGTTTCCCGCTCTCTGGCGGCATGTGAAGGCGCATTATTGGTTGTTGATGCCGGACAAGGTGTAGAAGCACAGACGCTGGCTAACTGTTATACCGCACTCGATATGAATCTGGATGTGGTGCCAGTACTGAATAAAATTGACTTACCACAAGCTGATCCAGAAAGAGTCGCCGCAGAAATTGAAGATATCGTGGGTATCGAAGCCAAGGATGCCGTGCGTTGCTCTGCGAAAACTGGTGTCGGTGTCGACGAAGTCTTGGAAACTATCGTTGCTCAAATTCCTCCACCAAAGGGCGATGCTGACGCGCCTCTGCAAGCATTGATTATTGACTCCTGGTTTGATGCCTATCTGGGCGTGGTGTCATTGGTGCGCATTAAAAACGGTAGTCTCAAAAAAGGTGACAAGTTTAAAGTCATGTCGACCGGGCAGAATTATATTGCCGAGCGGGTCGGGATTTTTACACCGAAGCAAACCGATAAGAGTGAGCTAAAAACCGGTGAGGTAGGGTTTGTTGTTGCCGGGATCAAAGAGATCCATGGTGCACCAGTGGGCGACACGCTGACATTAGCAAAAAATGGTGCCGACAAACCGCTGCCAGGATTTAAGAAGGTAAAACCTCAGGTTTATGCCGGGGTATTTACCGTATCTACTGACGATTATGAAAGTTTCCGTGATGCACTGAACAAGCTCAGTCTGAATGACGCCTCCCTGCAGTTTGAACCGGAGACCTCTTCTGCATTGGGGTTCGGCTTCCGTATTGGCTATCTTGGCCTGCTGCATATGGAGATCATCCAGGAGCGTCTGGAGCGGGAATATAATCTCGATCTGATCACCACCGCGCCAACAGTAGAGTATGAAGTTGTGCTCACTAATGGTGAGACCGTCTATGTAGACAACCCATCCGAATTGCCACCAATCAACAATATTGAAGAAATTCATGAACCGATTGTTGAAGCGAATATCCTGGTGCCTAAAGACTATTTGGGTAATGTGATTACCCTGTGTGTCGATAAGCGAGGCGTGCAGAAAAACATGGTATATCACGGCAATCAAGTCGCCCTGACATACCATATTCCTGCCGCGGAAGTGGTAATGGATTTTTTCGACAAACTGAAATCTACCAGCCGTGGCTACGCGTCTTTGGAATATAACTTTGTGTATTTCCAGCCAGCAGATATGGTGCGATTGGACGTGTTGATTAATGGTGATAGGGTGGATGCGCTCGCCATGATCCTGCACCGTTCTAACATCCGTCATCGTGGTATCGCGCTGGTGGATAAAATGAAAGAGCTGATCCCGCGGCAGATGTTCGACATTGCGATTCAGGCGGCAGTCGGAAGTCAGGTAGTGGCTCGCTCGACGGTAAAAGCATTACGTAAGGACGTGACCGCCAAGTGTTATGGTGGTGACGTGTCTCGTAAGAAGAAACTGTTGCAGAAACAGAAAGAAGGTAAAAAGCGTATGAAGCAGTTGGGTAACGTTGAAGTACCTCAGGAAGCCTTCCTGGCGGTATTGAAGATCAACGAATAA
- a CDS encoding FAD assembly factor SdhE codes for MNYARVKWACRRGMLELDVLFQPFVEKYYQDLTDTDKATFVRLLECEDPQLFAWFMGHAKCSDPQLADMVAKVRGRAAP; via the coding sequence ATGAACTATGCCCGAGTGAAGTGGGCTTGCCGGCGTGGGATGCTGGAATTGGATGTGTTATTCCAGCCGTTTGTCGAAAAATATTATCAGGATCTCACTGATACTGACAAAGCCACCTTTGTGCGATTGTTGGAATGTGAAGATCCGCAATTGTTTGCCTGGTTTATGGGGCATGCGAAATGTTCTGATCCGCAGTTAGCGGATATGGTGGCTAAGGTTCGTGGGCGTGCCGCACCATAG
- a CDS encoding sigma-E factor negative regulatory protein produces MEKLGQEWVSAAVDGEAGPQALADLASDKSSHDKWRNYHLIGDAMRGELPQTLQLDLSDSIAAAIEQEPAILVPVARPQQQVSKPQNGNTIVAPLFKQFGQYAIAAAVALVAVVGVQNYSGSGSADDAASPVLMTRPLVGGASPVSLQTDAVQQPQGYTNEQLMEQRRRINSYIQDHMLQQRLNAGVVMDNNNEVVTVPLNQ; encoded by the coding sequence ATGGAAAAATTAGGTCAGGAGTGGGTTTCCGCTGCAGTGGACGGTGAAGCCGGCCCTCAGGCTCTGGCAGATTTGGCCAGTGATAAATCTTCTCATGATAAATGGCGCAATTACCATCTTATTGGTGATGCCATGCGGGGTGAGTTACCGCAGACACTCCAACTGGACTTGTCTGATAGTATTGCCGCCGCTATTGAGCAAGAGCCTGCAATCTTGGTTCCTGTCGCGCGACCACAGCAGCAAGTTAGCAAACCGCAAAATGGCAACACGATAGTTGCACCTTTATTCAAGCAGTTTGGTCAGTATGCTATTGCCGCCGCTGTGGCGCTAGTGGCCGTCGTCGGTGTACAGAATTATTCTGGCTCTGGCAGCGCTGACGATGCAGCATCACCAGTCTTGATGACTCGTCCTTTAGTGGGCGGCGCCTCGCCAGTGAGTTTACAGACTGACGCCGTACAACAGCCTCAGGGGTACACTAACGAACAGTTAATGGAACAACGTCGTCGTATTAATAGTTATATTCAGGACCATATGCTGCAACAGCGATTGAATGCCGGTGTGGTTATGGATAACAATAACGAGGTCGTTACTGTTCCGTTGAATCAATAA
- the nadB gene encoding L-aspartate oxidase, with translation MKQAVEHQADILIIGSGAAGLTLALHLAQHCNIIVLSKGALSEGSTYYAQGGIASVFDEEDTIESHVTDTLVAGAGLCDETAVTFTAKNAKAAMKWLIECGVAFDKDERPDGTIDESSYHLTREGGHSHRRILHAADATGKEVQTTLQQRVLNHPNIQVLERYNAVDLISTRKLGRPGNRVLGAYVWNRTQEQVETIKARFVALATGGSSKVYQYTSNPDVSSGDGIAMAWRAGCRVANMEFNQFHPTCLYHADARNFLLTEALRGEGALLRRPDGSRFMPEYDERAELAPRDIVARAIDHEMKRLGADCVFLDISHKDSEFIIKHFPTIYRRCMDLGIDITKQPIPVVPAAHYTCGGVMTDLHGQTDLNGLYAIGEVAYTGLHGANRLASNSLLECLVYARAAASDILSQLHKQQMPGAIPSWDESQVSDSDEEVVIAHNWHELRLFMWDYVGIVRSDKRLERALRRVTMLQQEIEEYYSNFRVSNNLLELRNLVQVAELIIRCAMNRKESRGLHYNIDYPEKLPDPKPTILQPE, from the coding sequence ATGAAACAAGCAGTTGAACACCAAGCCGACATACTGATTATCGGCAGTGGCGCCGCAGGTTTAACACTGGCGCTGCACCTCGCACAGCACTGCAATATTATTGTCCTGTCTAAAGGCGCACTCAGTGAGGGCTCAACCTACTATGCACAAGGCGGTATTGCTTCCGTTTTCGACGAAGAGGATACCATAGAATCCCACGTGACCGACACGTTAGTTGCCGGTGCGGGACTATGCGACGAAACAGCGGTGACTTTCACGGCCAAGAATGCCAAGGCAGCCATGAAATGGTTGATTGAGTGTGGTGTTGCCTTCGATAAAGATGAACGGCCAGACGGGACCATTGATGAATCGAGCTACCATCTGACGCGCGAAGGTGGTCACAGCCATCGACGGATCTTACATGCGGCCGATGCCACTGGCAAAGAAGTACAGACGACATTGCAGCAACGAGTGCTAAATCATCCCAATATCCAAGTGTTAGAACGCTATAACGCGGTAGACTTGATTTCTACCCGTAAATTAGGGCGTCCTGGCAATCGGGTTTTAGGCGCTTATGTCTGGAACCGCACACAGGAACAGGTTGAAACGATTAAAGCGCGCTTTGTGGCGTTAGCAACCGGTGGTAGTTCCAAGGTGTATCAATACACCTCTAACCCCGATGTGTCTTCTGGTGATGGCATCGCCATGGCATGGCGTGCAGGTTGCCGTGTCGCCAATATGGAATTCAATCAGTTTCATCCAACCTGTCTCTATCACGCAGATGCCCGTAACTTCCTGCTGACAGAGGCACTCCGTGGCGAAGGTGCGCTATTAAGACGTCCTGATGGTAGTCGTTTTATGCCGGAATATGATGAACGTGCCGAACTGGCACCGCGGGACATCGTGGCTCGGGCCATCGACCATGAAATGAAACGCCTGGGTGCCGATTGTGTGTTTTTAGATATCTCACACAAAGATTCGGAATTTATCATTAAACATTTTCCGACCATTTACCGGCGCTGCATGGATTTGGGCATCGATATCACCAAGCAACCCATTCCAGTAGTGCCTGCGGCCCACTACACCTGTGGTGGCGTCATGACCGACTTGCATGGTCAGACGGACCTGAACGGCCTGTATGCGATTGGTGAAGTGGCTTATACCGGATTACATGGGGCGAACCGACTCGCCTCTAATTCATTGCTTGAATGTCTGGTGTATGCCCGCGCCGCGGCCAGCGACATCCTGAGTCAGTTGCATAAACAGCAGATGCCCGGTGCAATTCCCTCCTGGGATGAAAGTCAGGTATCTGATTCAGATGAAGAAGTTGTAATTGCGCATAACTGGCATGAACTGCGTCTGTTTATGTGGGATTACGTGGGGATTGTGCGTTCAGATAAACGGCTGGAGCGAGCGCTGCGGCGTGTCACTATGTTGCAACAAGAGATCGAAGAGTATTACAGCAATTTCCGTGTAAGTAACAACTTGTTGGAACTGCGCAATCTGGTACAAGTAGCAGAATTGATTATTCGTTGCGCGATGAACCGTAAAGAGAGCCGCGGTCTGCATTACAACATTGATTATCCTGAAAAACTACCCGATCCCAAGCCCACCATTCTTCAGCCGGAGTAA
- a CDS encoding SoxR reducing system RseC family protein codes for MMEQVATVIGSDADGWVTVRVEMKSACNHCSQGESCGTSAVAKAFTGRYQEFSLPAVEHYSTGTLLRLGLPESVILKAAALVYLLPLIGLFIGGILGGSIAQLTGTNSDATSMLMALMVAVAAWYFGKRRAKVLEGAAQPVILANLGRPMSTECDDSNHCCHS; via the coding sequence ATGATGGAGCAGGTTGCAACAGTCATTGGTTCAGATGCGGACGGTTGGGTAACTGTTCGCGTTGAAATGAAAAGCGCCTGTAACCATTGTTCCCAGGGGGAGAGTTGCGGCACCTCAGCGGTAGCCAAAGCGTTTACCGGGCGTTATCAAGAGTTTTCATTGCCCGCGGTTGAACATTACTCCACAGGTACTCTGTTACGTTTAGGACTTCCAGAAAGCGTTATTCTCAAAGCGGCAGCGCTGGTGTATTTGCTCCCTCTTATCGGCTTGTTTATTGGCGGTATTCTTGGCGGCAGCATTGCCCAGCTTACTGGAACTAATTCAGATGCCACCAGTATGTTGATGGCTCTAATGGTGGCTGTCGCTGCCTGGTATTTCGGTAAACGTCGTGCCAAAGTGCTTGAAGGTGCTGCGCAGCCGGTAATACTGGCAAATCTCGGCAGACCGATGAGCACCGAATGTGATGATAGTAATCATTGCTGCCACTCCTGA
- the rpoE gene encoding RNA polymerase sigma factor RpoE: MSGQTSDQQLVERVQQGDKNAFNLLVQKYQGKVINLISRYVRNQADVADVAQEAFIKAYRALPNFRGESAFYTWLYRIAVNTAKNHLVSQGRRAPANDVDADEAEYYDGSDALKEFASPERLMLSDEIKKVVFDTLESLPEELKMAISLRELDGMSYEDIANIMDCPVGTVRSRIFRAREAIDKKLQPLLER; the protein is encoded by the coding sequence ATGAGTGGACAGACTAGTGATCAACAGTTAGTTGAGCGCGTACAACAGGGCGATAAAAACGCATTTAACCTTTTGGTACAAAAGTACCAGGGAAAAGTGATTAACCTGATTTCACGTTATGTGAGAAATCAGGCCGATGTAGCCGACGTAGCGCAAGAAGCTTTTATTAAAGCTTACCGGGCGTTACCAAATTTTCGCGGTGAAAGTGCGTTTTATACTTGGTTGTACCGAATTGCAGTAAATACAGCAAAGAACCATCTGGTGTCTCAGGGGCGTAGAGCTCCTGCCAATGATGTCGATGCTGATGAAGCTGAATATTACGATGGCAGTGATGCACTTAAAGAATTTGCATCGCCTGAGCGATTGATGTTGTCAGATGAGATCAAAAAGGTCGTGTTTGACACATTAGAGTCACTGCCTGAAGAGTTAAAAATGGCGATCTCCTTGCGAGAGCTTGATGGCATGAGTTACGAGGATATCGCCAATATTATGGATTGTCCGGTGGGCACAGTGAGATCACGTATCTTTCGCGCTCGTGAAGCCATCGACAAAAAGCTCCAGCCTTTGCTGGAAAGATAA